One Aegilops tauschii subsp. strangulata cultivar AL8/78 chromosome 2, Aet v6.0, whole genome shotgun sequence genomic window, TTTATGACCTTATGCATGGAATTTATGTATCTTGCAGTCAGAAGCTCTTATTGAGGGATTGCTTCAGAATGGGAGGCTAACATTCGGCCAACTTGTGGGACGAACAATTTCTAAAGTGCCAGAAGGTGATGATCAGCAAAGTAGGTAATAAGCAGGCAAGCGTACTTGGCAAGGTCTTGAATGAGCCAGATTAAGGAATGTCATATGCTAGTTTATTCCTATAATGGCATATGCTTACTTGTTGAAATCACGCCTGCGATTTGTTTTAGTTTTCTACCCTATTTGATTTCAAGAAAGGAGGATAGAAAGAGGCATAAGAGGATAAAGGATAAAACAAATCTATATACCTCATTAGGTTAATTGCATATGAATATTTTGCAGAATCAGTACCAGCACAATGCCTCCAAAGATACCAAGTAGGCAAGTAACCAACTTGCTGAGGTACCAGTGTACCATGACAATTTATCACTCAAGTTACATGGTTTCAGTTTTGATTAATAGTTGACCCATCGATATTTACTTAAAACCCTATAATATCACTGGAGGGGGGAAAGACCAACCTTGCAAAGCACTGTGAATCATTTCCAGCAAATATAACAGTGGGTTACCTTTTTTCAGTGACATCATCAATAAATGGTATTTTAGAGAAACTAGGACAAAAGGAAGGTGGTGCAGCAATGACACTTGATCAGATAGCACCAGTTCTGGAGGATTTACAGTGTACTACTTTCAGTGAGGGCCTGGAAGCATTTACTTCTGGTAAGATACTGTTGATATTTTTACTCTGCATAAGCCCGATACATCAAAGTTCTACCAGTAAAATGCTTGGCATGGAGTCAAGTTCTAGCTTGCAAGAAATGAACTGTTATGGTTCGGAAGCCAAACCTTGCCACTAGGCGATGGGTGCCACAAGGAAACTGGTTCCAGTCCAGTCCAATTCCTGGATTGAATTGTGGTACCATAATGTATCAGTTATACTTGAACTTTGGATAGATAACGAGACATGTTGATTGGTCTATACATGAAAAAGTACTATAACTATGACATCTTCCACCGTTTTCATAATTAGTTTGAGCCTAGTTACCAATAGGTTGCTGATACTGACGGCCTGCTATTTCGTAAATTGTGCTATATGCAGTGACATCACAATATTCAACCGAAGCGTGAAAAAAATCTCTAGAAAATAGCTGGAAATTATATTTAGAAACTTACTTTCCTGGTTACTTGTCTTCCATTCCAAACTCTGATGTTCAAATTTAGTATGCCAACCTTGTGTTCACATCATAAGTTCTTTTTTGTAAGATTCAGAAACACTTGATATTCAAATTTAGTTTGTCAGCCTTTGAGTGTGCATCCTAAGTTCTTTTTGTAAGATTCTCATGACAGTGGTACTGTTTTTCTGTAGATTTACGCAAAATGGTTGAAGCACGTAAAATGAGGGTACCAGATTGTGTTACTGTTTCACAGTTTATTTGAGTTAAAAAACACTCCCCTGTCATTTACGTACAGTTCACATGCACATATCTTTTTATGTGTGCATTATAGATAGAGTCGCTTGTGAAAAAGAAATATGGGCAACAAGCTTTTACAATCTTTACGCTATTGGTCACACATGGTTGTGCAGTTGAGATAGATCAAGTACATGGATCACACAAGGTTGTGCTATTGGTCACACAAGGTTGTACATTGAGGACATTCTAGAACTATGCTCTGTTATTGTTGTCAATCTCTTTGGGTTAAGAAAGCTTCTGTTATGCAGTAAATTTAGTTGTGTGATCCTGTTTTATGATTGTTCATTTGACGACATGGCTTCCTGTTGCAAATTGCAGTGCACAATACTGAACTTTGGTTGCAAATGTGCAGATTATTGCCGCAACAATTCTTGACAAGCAGATTGTTCATTCAACTTTGTACAAACTATGTAATGGGAGTCACATAGATACAGAGGTATGTCTCCTAGTTCCATCAGAAAAGCAGTATTTTTGTTTGCAGCGCAGAGAGAATGACACGCTTTAAATGTTAGTCGTGTGGTTTATCTAAAAGATCATTTCACTGCTTTGATGATCTACTATTTTACTATACTGTGTTACTTTCATCATAAATCTGCATACATGTATAGGCATTAAACATTAATGCTATTTGAGCATTTGGGACAAAGCTTGTAAATAAACTTGATAAATTAGTTAATACAGAAGTAAGTGTCTAAAGGTTTCTTGACACATTAAGTACTTAAACGCAAATAATATCCAGTTATATATGCTAGAGGATTTCCTAGTATATATAATATACCTGACAGGTAAATAAAATGTCTTGGTGTGTTTCGTGGTGCGATCAGAATCTGAAAAATGAATTACAGTACTACTAAATTATGAAGTATAAACCAGTAGCCTTGTTAAGCCGACATCTTATCTTCTCTTATGAATGGATTAAGGCATGCCAAAGAGACAAACAAACACAGAAAATAGCAATCTAGTATGCAGGGTTATTAATTTGAACGAAATCATATTATACTATGAATCCTTTTTATGTTGTGTGAACtagaaggaagaggaaggaacaCCAAAGAACAATAGGCATGAGAGGCATCAGGAAACTCAAAACAAAGCATCTTAcagtgtttttttttcttttgacagAAAACATCTTACAGTGTTAGACGAGGAACTGAGGTCTTTAGCTTTCCATCATGTCCCATGCCCACCGCTCTTAGGTCCTCTTTTTTTCCTCTTCCCGTCTCATAGTGGACATCTCACATCACCTGAATATATGCACATATATGTTCTGTTTTTCTGCTAAAGCGATTTAGCAAACaaaaaggaagaggaaggagcGCATAAGAACGATAGGAATGGGAGGCATCGGGAAATATCTCCACCTCAACACAAGAGGTGGAGAACAGATAAGTTAGGCTTTCCTCTATGTTCTCATTCGCGCTGCTCttagcgcccccccccccccctctctctctctctctctctctcttcctcttTGTAGCTCAATTTTGAGATCTTACGTCGAATATGTGTGCATAAATTTTGTTTCTACGCTAAAGCAACCAAACaagccaaaaagaaaaggaaggagTGCTTGAGAACAATAGGAATAGGAGGCATCGGGAATACCAAACTGAATTCTCACCTCTAACACTAGAGGCGAAAACAAAGCAAGTTAGGCTTTCCTCCATGTTCCCATTCCCACTGCTCTCAGGCTCTCTTGTCTTCCTTTTCTCGACTAGCCTTCTAGATTCTCAGATAATCTAAGTATGTGCACACATATTTAAGGTTTATGCATTAATCTATTGCGCAAGCGAAAGGGGAGAGGAAGAAGTGCTCAAGAACCATAGGAATGGGAGACATCAGGAAAGCACAAAACTAAATATTTGCACCTCCAACACTAGAGGTGAAAACAAAAAAGTTAAGCTTTCCTCCATGTTCCCATTCCTAGCGCTCTTATGCTCTCTCTTTCTTCCTCTTCCCTGCTTACTCTCAGAGCCTACAAGATCTGAAGGAAAAAAGTATCAGACAACAAGCTGGAATTGCTGGACCAAGTGTTTCAGCTCTGATGTATAAATAGACGTGTTGTGCACTATGTCGACAACCACAAGGGGATCAAGTAATAAAGACACCTAGTGCATCTAGTATCACTATAGAGTCAATGATAATGGGGCCCATTGTCCTGTACTGTACATGTAAAGCATGTGCATGGAGATCTTCTGCATACATATATCTGGGAAGCTCTGCACTCATACAGTAGGAAAATAGTATATTGCTATTTGAGTTTAAAAAAATATGAGCATCAAAAAATTAAGctatgaaaaatatttttttaacaCAAGGCAAAGCTTTGCCCATTTTAATGATTAAGAAGAAGCTTGTTTCCCAGTTAAGTACGGAAAACCCGGGCGAAAACCGAAACAACAAGGGCTGAGCCCACTCCCAACATCGGAGCACACAGGGCCAATCCCACACACGCCGACATCAGAAAAATTAAGCTATGAGAAAATATGAGTAAACAAATTTCAATTCATAACTTAATTTGCAATCAGAAGCTATGAGTTAGAAATAATATGAAATTGAAGAGACTAAGCTCTCTAACAAAAACGTAAAATCAAATGAAAAAGAAGATTGCAGTGACAGACACAAGATACTTTAGATATGAGGCGCGCTAGAACAGATGATAGAAATAATATTTGTCCATGAACAGAGACACATCGTATAAGAAAACCCAAACTGTATATATATAGGCCTATTATTCTGTAAGTAATTCAACATCTAGATTCTGTAGGCTCTAAACAGCGACATTGGAGCAGACAGGTGTATAGAAAACAAAACTCTCAGGAACCATCAGCCTGGCCTTGGAGGAAAAACACATGATGGTATACTGGTCATATATTCAGCCTAAACTCACTCTACACATTGGTTCAGCATGGATCGGCTACGCAACACGCTGAACCACCTAGTATTTTCGGAACAAGGTTCGAACACAAAGGAAGAACGAGGTCCTGAAGAGAGTATGGTACTTCTTCCACCCGTTGAAGTACTTCCCAATTACAACCTTGTAGCTTGGCCTCTGCTTGACCAATGTGTGGTACTCTAGGACCCTGGGCCTGCTACTGATGTATTCCTCATGCAGATCAAGAAGGGCTATTCGTGCAAGAATGGGAATGAACATCGAATCAGCCGGTGAGAATTCATCGCCAGCGAGATATTTGGTCTTGTTAAGCTGTGCCTCAACATCATCCAGGAGTTTGCTCAGCTCTTCCTCACTTTGCCGCATAGTCTCGGGGTCCTTCAGTCTGTCTTCGGTCTCATAACCATCACGGAGCTTGACATGGTACATGCTAGCTAAATCTGGGGCTTCAGCCATCCGAGCAATCAGCACCCGGCGTATGAACTTGGAGACAAATGCACGGCACTTTAGTGGGGTGTGAGTTAGTGTGAACATCTTAGGATTCCAACCATCAACTTTCTGCATCCATTGGAGAACCTCAGTATTCACAGGCTGGATTTCGCCGCTTAAGTGCACCGCGAGTCTGTCTATGTACCTATGAAAATATAGAGGAGATAAATGAATATTGCTGTTTGGTCAGCAGTATCGAATGTGTCTAAGTTTGAGCCATTCCAAAGGTGAATGAAAGAACGTACTGAATGATATCGATGGCGCGGAAAATGACATGAGCGCCATTTTGGAAGACAGGGAGCTTCGCTGAAGGGTTCATTCGGAAGAAGGTCACATTCATGTTTTTCCCTGTTAGTGGATTGACATGATATGATGTGTAGTCAATACCCTTCTCTTCCAGGGCTATCCGGACCTTCTGACTGTCCAGTGAATATGGATGGTGATACAGCTGCATTGCTACATTAGCAGCAAAAAAAAAACATGTGATTAGTGTCCCTCGTCGGTCTTGCAGTGTGAATGGACTATGATGGGAAATGGGCAGTTCGCTCAAACTAAGTTGCAGTGTGAATAAGGGACTGTGATGGAAAAATGGAAAGTTCGTTCAAACTAAGTTGCAGTGTGAATAAGGGACTGTGATGGAAAAATGGAAAGTTCGTTCAAACTAAGTAGTCTCTGGGAATAGATGGGAGCAAGGTGGTTAGTCTCCTAATCTCCTTTGAAACTGAGCAGTGGGCGTATTTTCAGATAGTTGCATAACGAAAACTATACGAGTAATTAACGACACACAATATTCAGTGTCAGAAAACAACGGATTGATCATTTCATCTGTGCATGTATTTTAATGTTCATTCATTCAGTAGACGATACTACTACTACAGATACtgatcataacgtctgcatctcaCTACAAATTCTAAGCACAAGGACCAGTCGCGTTCGCCTCAATAAGATATTAGCCGGAACAAATCGCGTTCCAGTGCAAAATATATTGACCTCCAATCTTCCCGGTTCATGAATTCAGGATCAACACACTCTTGCAGGTGCTTTTAAATTGGGGAAAAGGGGGGTTTTGTCCAGAATCTTGCCTTTAGTCCAAAAGTACTTCTACGGAACCAGAAAAATAGACAACCAAATCTAACGCCCAGTCCGGTGAGTTCCACTCAGAAGTCAATCGGCTGATCTCACGCATACACCCAGCCAAACCAACAAACGGCGGCGAAGAGAGAAGGGACTCACCTGGCGAGGagtcgcggggggggggggggggggggggggggggggatgggaGACCGGAGAGGCTTCCCGAAAGATTCTTCTCGACGAGGAGACGGTTGGGGAAGTGGGGGTGCTGTTGTTGGTTCTCGTCCTTGCCGGAACGTCTGAAGTGAACTACTCCGTATTTCAGGCTGTCCTCACAACTTTGTTTGTCCCTCTGTCACTCTCGCTCCGCCTCCTTTCCTTTGCCTGCCCAGTCGACGCGCTCTTGCCACCGTGTTCTG contains:
- the LOC109750734 gene encoding glutathione S-transferase TCHQD — translated: MQLYHHPYSLDSQKVRIALEEKGIDYTSYHVNPLTGKNMNVTFFRMNPSAKLPVFQNGAHVIFRAIDIIQYIDRLAVHLSGEIQPVNTEVLQWMQKVDGWNPKMFTLTHTPLKCRAFVSKFIRRVLIARMAEAPDLASMYHVKLRDGYETEDRLKDPETMRQSEEELSKLLDDVEAQLNKTKYLAGDEFSPADSMFIPILARIALLDLHEEYISSRPRVLEYHTLVKQRPSYKVVIGKYFNGWKKYHTLFRTSFFLCVRTLFRKY